In one Mycobacterium sp. NBC_00419 genomic region, the following are encoded:
- the coaD gene encoding pantetheine-phosphate adenylyltransferase, with translation MSGAVCPGSFDPVTLGHVDIFERAAAQFDEVVVAVLINPNKSGMFDIDERIAMIEESTSHLPNLRAESGRGLVVDFVKQRGLTAIVKGLRTGTDFEYELQMAQMNKHIAGVDTFFVATTPQYSFVSSSLAKEVATFGGDVSALLPDAVNRRLQAKLADRR, from the coding sequence ATGAGTGGCGCTGTCTGCCCGGGATCGTTCGACCCGGTGACGTTGGGGCACGTCGACATCTTCGAGCGCGCCGCGGCACAGTTCGACGAGGTGGTCGTCGCGGTGCTGATCAACCCGAACAAGTCCGGGATGTTCGACATCGACGAGCGCATCGCGATGATCGAGGAATCGACCAGCCATCTGCCGAACCTGCGGGCCGAGTCCGGCCGCGGCCTGGTCGTCGACTTCGTCAAGCAGCGCGGCCTGACCGCGATCGTCAAAGGGCTGCGCACCGGAACGGACTTCGAGTACGAGCTGCAGATGGCGCAGATGAACAAGCACATCGCCGGGGTGGACACGTTCTTCGTCGCGACCACACCGCAGTACTCGTTCGTGTCGTCGTCACTGGCCAAAGAGGTGGCCACCTTCGGCGGCGATGTCTCGGCTCTGCTGCCCGACGCGGTGAACCGCCGCCTGCAGGCCAAGCTGGCCGATCGGCGCTGA
- the rnc gene encoding ribonuclease III, with translation MTPPRQHLLDALGVELPEELLTLALTHRSYAYEHGGLPTNERLEFLGDAVLGLTVTDELFHRHPERTEGDLAKLRASVVNTHALADVARDLTDEGLGAHLLLGRGEVNTGGADKSSILADGMESLLGAVYLHHGVEVAREVILRLFGDLLDTAPTLGAGLDWKTSLQELTAARSLGPPSYVVTSTGPDHDKEFTAIVMVTDTEYGSGVGRSKKEAEQKAAAAAWKALEKA, from the coding sequence GTGACGCCCCCGCGCCAACACCTGCTGGACGCGCTGGGTGTCGAGTTGCCTGAAGAGCTGCTGACTCTTGCGCTGACCCACCGCAGCTACGCCTACGAACATGGTGGGCTGCCCACCAACGAACGCCTCGAGTTCCTCGGCGACGCGGTCCTCGGCCTGACCGTGACCGACGAACTCTTCCATCGCCACCCCGAGCGCACCGAGGGTGATCTGGCCAAGCTGCGCGCCAGTGTGGTCAACACCCATGCCCTGGCCGACGTGGCGCGAGACCTCACCGACGAAGGCCTCGGCGCACATCTGCTGCTGGGGCGCGGTGAGGTCAACACCGGTGGCGCCGACAAATCCAGCATCCTGGCCGACGGGATGGAATCGCTGCTGGGCGCGGTGTATCTGCACCACGGCGTCGAGGTCGCCCGCGAGGTCATTCTGCGACTGTTCGGCGATCTGCTCGACACGGCCCCGACCCTGGGTGCGGGTCTGGACTGGAAGACCAGCCTGCAGGAACTCACCGCCGCACGGAGTCTGGGCCCGCCGTCCTACGTCGTGACCTCGACCGGCCCCGACCACGACAAGGAGTTCACCGCCATCGTGATGGTGACGGACACCGAGTACGGCAGCGGTGTCGGCCGGTCGAAGAAGGAGGCCGAGCAGAAGGCCGCCGCGGCCGCCTGGAAGGCGCTGGAAAAGGCTTGA
- a CDS encoding acylphosphatase, with the protein MAEPDVRLTAWVHGHVQGVGFRWWTRSRALELGLTGYAGNQADGRVLVVAQGPRADCERLLELLRGDSTPGSVDTVVADFTEPGEPITGFRER; encoded by the coding sequence TTGGCCGAGCCTGACGTTCGCCTGACCGCCTGGGTGCACGGCCACGTCCAAGGCGTGGGTTTCCGCTGGTGGACGCGGTCGCGGGCGCTGGAACTGGGCCTGACCGGCTACGCAGGCAACCAGGCCGACGGCCGTGTCCTGGTGGTCGCCCAGGGTCCGCGGGCCGATTGTGAGCGGCTTCTGGAGTTGCTGCGGGGCGATTCGACCCCCGGTTCGGTGGACACAGTGGTCGCCGACTTCACCGAACCCGGCGAGCCGATTACCGGGTTCCGCGAGCGCTGA
- the sepIVA gene encoding cell division protein SepIVA codes for MYRVFEALDELSAIVEEARGVPMTAGCVVPRGDVLELVDDIKDAIPGELDDAQDVLDARDALLREAKEHADSMVGNATAEADSLLSHSRAEADRLLADAKSQADRMVAEARQHSERMVHEAREETSRLAATSKREYEAATSRAKAEADRLVESGNMSYEKAVQEGIKEQQRLVSQTEVVQAANAEATKLIDTAHAEADRLRGECDIYVDNKLAQFEDYLNGTLRSVSRGRHQLRTAAGTHDYVQH; via the coding sequence GTGTACCGAGTTTTTGAAGCGCTCGACGAACTGAGCGCAATCGTCGAGGAAGCCCGGGGCGTGCCGATGACGGCCGGCTGCGTCGTTCCGCGCGGTGATGTGCTGGAACTGGTCGACGACATCAAGGACGCAATCCCCGGCGAACTCGACGACGCCCAGGACGTGCTCGACGCCCGCGACGCGCTGCTGCGCGAAGCCAAGGAGCACGCCGACTCCATGGTCGGCAACGCCACCGCCGAGGCCGACTCGCTGCTCAGCCACTCCCGCGCCGAGGCCGACCGACTGCTGGCCGACGCCAAGTCGCAGGCTGACCGCATGGTGGCCGAAGCCCGCCAGCACAGCGAGCGCATGGTGCACGAGGCCCGCGAGGAGACATCGCGGCTGGCTGCGACGTCCAAGCGCGAGTACGAAGCCGCCACCAGCCGAGCCAAGGCCGAGGCCGACCGCCTGGTGGAGAGCGGCAACATGTCCTACGAGAAGGCCGTCCAGGAAGGCATCAAGGAGCAGCAGCGACTGGTCTCCCAGACCGAGGTCGTACAGGCTGCCAACGCTGAGGCCACCAAGCTCATCGACACCGCACACGCCGAAGCCGACCGGTTGCGCGGCGAGTGCGACATCTACGTCGACAACAAGCTTGCCCAGTTCGAGGACTACCTCAATGGCACGTTGCGCTCGGTGAGCCGCGGCCGTCACCAGTTGCGCACCGCCGCCGGAACCCACGACTACGTGCAGCACTGA
- a CDS encoding PE family protein, giving the protein MTIPGRLAGVAFVAAGVFVALQSTPTPTAVRLTSFDVPLSPVGGANHRTLVGPAVSAAAVTTPIRTPGDIAAIFISNGTAEHPDAGLLLGNGYSYDSASCAGTSTCSGGRGGLIFGNGGNGYNGGNGGNAGLFGGSAGDGGAGVDAEYGADGTATAAGRGGRGGNAGLFGAGGAGGAGGTDFGSSDSALVVDATGGLGGSGGRGGLIRGRGGSGGDGGYGATGNGRASGGAGGRGGDAGLFGSGGDAGGGGSAAHGDGSADGATGGAGGAGGRGGLLMGNAGNGGNGGGYSGPDDLGVTSIYGPAVGGAGGPGGQATLGSAGVGGVGGGASAYAGGDATGGAGGAGGSVVLVGAGGAGGTGGLADMQGDGIALGGSGGQGGSSGVLLGGTGGTGGKGGYAGGYRHGGAVVTAGSGGAGGAGSIGAAGGDGGSGGDADGYAGLNAYGGAGGRGGDARLAGTGGAGGVGGYGWVNYEGTGTGVGGAGGSGGAGGAFARGGAGGDGGVGESDSGAGVGGTGGQGGAGGTFGDGGGGGVGGEAVTGSGDGENGGDATGGTGGTGGAGGSFASGGPGGDGGGSSVQTNDVATTAISTGGSGGAGGSGGFRGNGGGGGNGGDAAASGTQAGNVVKAGGAGGASGQAGARGKPGATGHPGSP; this is encoded by the coding sequence ATGACAATTCCGGGGCGCCTGGCTGGCGTCGCGTTCGTGGCCGCCGGAGTATTCGTCGCGCTGCAGAGCACGCCCACCCCCACCGCGGTGCGGTTGACCTCCTTTGACGTGCCGCTGTCACCCGTGGGCGGGGCCAACCACCGCACGTTGGTCGGCCCGGCGGTCTCGGCGGCGGCAGTGACGACGCCAATCCGGACCCCGGGCGACATCGCCGCGATCTTCATCTCCAACGGCACTGCCGAGCACCCCGACGCGGGCTTGCTACTCGGCAATGGCTATAGCTACGACTCCGCCAGCTGCGCAGGCACCTCCACGTGCAGCGGCGGTCGCGGCGGGCTGATCTTCGGTAACGGTGGCAACGGGTACAACGGCGGCAACGGCGGAAACGCCGGCTTGTTCGGCGGCAGCGCCGGTGACGGCGGCGCCGGGGTGGACGCCGAGTACGGCGCGGACGGCACCGCCACCGCCGCGGGCAGAGGTGGCCGCGGCGGAAACGCGGGCCTGTTCGGCGCCGGCGGCGCGGGTGGCGCCGGCGGCACTGACTTCGGGAGTAGCGATTCGGCACTGGTGGTCGACGCCACCGGTGGCCTCGGCGGTAGCGGTGGCCGGGGCGGGCTGATCCGGGGTCGGGGCGGCAGCGGCGGCGACGGCGGCTACGGCGCAACCGGCAACGGTCGGGCCAGCGGCGGAGCCGGTGGCCGCGGGGGAGACGCCGGATTGTTCGGCAGCGGCGGCGATGCCGGCGGCGGTGGCAGCGCCGCTCACGGTGACGGCTCGGCCGACGGCGCCACCGGTGGTGCCGGAGGCGCGGGCGGCCGTGGCGGCCTGCTGATGGGCAACGCCGGCAACGGGGGCAACGGCGGCGGCTACAGCGGACCCGACGATCTGGGCGTGACGAGCATCTACGGCCCGGCTGTCGGGGGTGCGGGTGGGCCCGGCGGCCAAGCCACCCTGGGCTCTGCGGGTGTCGGCGGCGTCGGCGGTGGTGCGTCCGCGTACGCCGGCGGGGATGCCACCGGTGGCGCAGGCGGTGCCGGTGGCAGCGTTGTGTTGGTCGGCGCCGGCGGTGCCGGCGGGACGGGCGGGCTCGCTGACATGCAGGGAGATGGCATCGCACTCGGCGGCTCCGGTGGCCAGGGTGGCTCCAGCGGTGTCCTGCTCGGCGGCACCGGCGGGACGGGCGGAAAGGGCGGGTACGCGGGCGGCTACCGGCATGGTGGGGCCGTCGTGACCGCTGGCAGCGGCGGAGCAGGTGGTGCGGGGTCGATCGGGGCTGCCGGCGGTGACGGCGGATCCGGCGGTGACGCCGATGGCTATGCCGGGCTGAACGCCTACGGTGGCGCGGGCGGCCGAGGCGGCGACGCCCGCCTGGCCGGGACCGGCGGCGCCGGGGGAGTCGGCGGCTACGGCTGGGTCAACTATGAGGGCACTGGCACCGGAGTCGGCGGTGCGGGCGGCAGCGGCGGTGCCGGTGGCGCGTTCGCTCGCGGCGGCGCCGGAGGCGACGGCGGGGTGGGGGAGTCGGATTCCGGTGCGGGGGTCGGCGGTACCGGCGGGCAGGGCGGCGCCGGTGGGACGTTCGGCGACGGCGGTGGTGGCGGCGTCGGCGGCGAGGCCGTCACCGGTTCGGGAGACGGCGAGAACGGCGGCGATGCGACGGGCGGCACCGGCGGAACCGGCGGCGCCGGTGGAAGTTTCGCCTCGGGCGGCCCTGGGGGCGACGGCGGCGGCAGCTCGGTGCAGACCAATGATGTTGCTACCACCGCGATCAGCACCGGTGGGTCGGGCGGCGCAGGCGGCTCCGGCGGGTTCCGCGGCAACGGCGGTGGCGGCGGCAACGGGGGTGATGCGGCGGCCAGCGGCACCCAGGCCGGCAATGTGGTCAAGGCCGGCGGCGCCGGTGGTGCGAGCGGTCAGGCCGGTGCGCGCGGCAAGCCCGGGGCAACGGGCCATCCCGGCAGCCCGTGA
- a CDS encoding cupin domain-containing protein — protein sequence MEQHRIEIRSGADLTLAPGAINPEWIIDGDPQIRSTWWSSDTDGLAGNFVWDCTAGRFRWYFGCDETVHIIEGEVEVSADGVPPTWLRAGDSAIFRTGTWATWYVPTYVRKHAVVRTNLPWPLRKQVTVGRRAKHLLRRMLGRGPAPQPQL from the coding sequence ATGGAGCAACATCGCATCGAAATCCGTTCGGGCGCAGACCTGACACTGGCTCCTGGCGCCATCAACCCGGAGTGGATCATCGACGGCGATCCGCAGATCCGCAGCACCTGGTGGTCGAGTGATACCGACGGCCTGGCGGGCAACTTCGTGTGGGATTGCACCGCGGGCAGGTTCCGCTGGTACTTCGGTTGCGACGAGACCGTGCACATCATCGAGGGCGAGGTCGAGGTGAGCGCGGACGGTGTGCCCCCGACGTGGCTGCGGGCCGGCGACTCGGCGATCTTCCGGACCGGCACCTGGGCGACCTGGTACGTGCCGACCTACGTCCGCAAGCATGCGGTGGTGCGCACCAACCTGCCCTGGCCGTTGCGCAAGCAGGTCACCGTCGGCCGGCGCGCCAAACACCTGCTGCGGCGGATGCTCGGCCGCGGCCCGGCTCCGCAGCCACAGCTGTGA
- a CDS encoding OsmC family protein: MTELWVERTGIRRYTGRSSRGAEVLIGSETDDGVFTPGELLKIALAGCSGLSSDQPLRRRLGDEFQAVIKVSGDADRDQERYPLLQEKLEIDLSGLSAEEVERLIVVVNRAIDQVCTVGRTLKNGAQVNFEVTDVGRA, translated from the coding sequence ATGACTGAACTGTGGGTGGAGCGCACCGGTATCCGGCGCTATACGGGGCGCAGCAGCCGCGGCGCGGAAGTCCTGATCGGCTCGGAGACCGACGACGGCGTCTTCACACCCGGTGAGCTGCTCAAGATCGCGCTGGCCGGTTGCAGTGGCCTGAGCAGTGACCAGCCGTTGCGCCGCCGTCTGGGCGACGAGTTCCAGGCGGTCATCAAGGTCTCCGGTGACGCCGACCGGGACCAGGAGCGTTACCCGCTGCTGCAGGAGAAGCTGGAGATCGACCTGTCCGGGCTGTCGGCCGAGGAGGTGGAACGGCTGATCGTGGTGGTCAACCGCGCCATCGACCAGGTCTGCACCGTCGGACGCACGCTGAAGAACGGCGCGCAGGTGAACTTCGAGGTGACCGACGTTGGCCGAGCCTGA
- a CDS encoding YceD family protein yields MASSHRAKTHPDARLPLIFDVSKLGRRPGSMMEVHETVPSPSRIGLDLIAIDRGADLDLDLRLESVSEGVLVSGTVHAPTSGECARCLGPAAGEVEIELTELFAYPDSETESTTEEDEVGHVIDQTVNIEQAIVDAVGLALPFVPLCSEDCLGLCPDCGVALATAEPGHHHDKIDPRWAKLAGMVGDGDEQADPS; encoded by the coding sequence ATGGCGAGCTCACACCGTGCGAAAACGCACCCCGATGCGCGGTTGCCGCTCATCTTCGACGTGTCCAAGCTCGGCCGCCGGCCCGGCTCGATGATGGAAGTGCACGAGACGGTACCCAGCCCGTCGCGCATCGGACTCGACCTGATCGCTATCGATCGCGGCGCCGACCTCGACTTGGACCTGCGGCTGGAGTCGGTGTCCGAGGGCGTTCTGGTGTCGGGCACCGTGCATGCACCGACCAGTGGTGAATGCGCCCGGTGCCTGGGGCCGGCCGCGGGCGAGGTCGAGATTGAGCTGACCGAGTTGTTCGCCTACCCCGACAGCGAGACCGAGTCCACCACCGAGGAGGACGAGGTGGGCCACGTCATCGATCAGACCGTCAACATCGAACAGGCCATCGTCGACGCCGTCGGGCTCGCCCTGCCGTTCGTGCCGTTGTGTTCCGAGGACTGCCTGGGGCTGTGCCCCGACTGCGGCGTCGCACTGGCCACCGCCGAACCCGGCCATCACCACGACAAGATCGATCCGCGCTGGGCGAAGCTGGCCGGCATGGTGGGCGACGGAGACGAGCAGGCAGACCCGTCGTGA
- the mutM gene encoding bifunctional DNA-formamidopyrimidine glycosylase/DNA-(apurinic or apyrimidinic site) lyase, whose amino-acid sequence MPELPEVEVVRRGLQAHAAGKTITAVRVHHPRAVRRHEAGAGDLTARLLGATILGTDRRGKYLWLTLSDDEALVVHLGMSGQMLLGPVPNTDHLRIATLLDDGTALSFVDQRTFGGWQLADLVTVDGSRVPAPVAHIARDPLDPLFDRDAVVTVLRRKHSEIKRQLLDQTVVSGIGNIYADEALWRAKINGARLAEKLTRRQLGELLDAAAEVMREALGQGGTSFDSLYVNVNGQSGYFDRSLNAYGQEDRSCRRCGAVIRREKFMNRSSFYCPNCQPAPRRPTR is encoded by the coding sequence ATGCCTGAGCTTCCCGAAGTCGAGGTGGTGCGCCGCGGATTGCAGGCCCACGCCGCGGGCAAGACGATCACCGCGGTGCGGGTGCACCATCCGCGGGCGGTGCGCCGCCACGAAGCCGGTGCCGGCGACCTCACTGCCCGGCTACTCGGCGCCACCATCCTCGGCACCGACCGGCGGGGAAAATACCTGTGGCTCACCCTCTCCGACGACGAGGCGCTGGTGGTGCATCTCGGGATGAGTGGTCAGATGCTGCTGGGGCCGGTCCCGAATACCGACCATCTGCGGATCGCGACGCTGCTCGATGACGGCACCGCGCTGAGCTTCGTCGACCAGCGCACGTTCGGCGGCTGGCAGCTGGCTGATCTGGTGACCGTCGACGGTAGCCGGGTACCCGCGCCCGTGGCGCATATCGCCCGCGACCCGCTCGATCCGCTGTTCGACCGCGATGCCGTCGTTACGGTGTTGCGCCGCAAGCATTCCGAGATCAAACGGCAGCTCCTCGACCAGACCGTGGTCTCCGGGATCGGCAACATCTATGCCGACGAGGCACTGTGGCGGGCGAAGATCAACGGTGCCCGGCTGGCCGAGAAGCTGACCCGGCGCCAGCTCGGGGAGCTGCTGGATGCGGCCGCCGAGGTGATGCGCGAGGCGCTGGGGCAAGGCGGTACGTCGTTCGACTCGCTGTACGTCAACGTCAACGGCCAGTCCGGCTACTTCGACCGGTCGCTCAACGCCTACGGCCAGGAAGATCGAAGCTGCCGGCGCTGCGGGGCGGTGATCCGCCGGGAGAAGTTCATGAACCGGTCGTCGTTCTACTGCCCGAACTGTCAGCCCGCACCGCGCAGGCCGACTCGGTGA
- the rsmD gene encoding 16S rRNA (guanine(966)-N(2))-methyltransferase RsmD, producing the protein MTRIVAGVAGGRRIDVPPKGTRPTTDRVREALFSALAARRDFDGLHVLDLFAGSGALGLEALSRGAASAVFVESDSRAAAVITRNIATLGLAGATVRRGAVAAVLTGAAPRPADLVLADPPYDVPAAEVDAMLAQLVRNGWVAPEAVVVVERSVSSPPVSWPSDWTAWSVRRYGDTRVEAAEVP; encoded by the coding sequence CTGACCCGGATCGTTGCCGGTGTGGCGGGGGGCCGGCGAATCGACGTGCCGCCCAAGGGAACTCGGCCGACCACCGACAGGGTGCGCGAAGCGCTGTTCAGCGCGCTGGCCGCGCGGCGCGACTTCGACGGACTGCACGTTCTCGATCTGTTCGCCGGCTCGGGCGCGCTCGGGCTCGAGGCGCTGTCCCGCGGTGCGGCCTCGGCGGTATTCGTCGAAAGCGATTCGCGCGCAGCGGCGGTCATCACCCGCAACATCGCCACCCTCGGGCTGGCTGGCGCGACGGTACGCCGCGGTGCGGTGGCCGCGGTGCTGACGGGAGCTGCGCCGCGGCCGGCGGATCTGGTGCTGGCCGACCCGCCCTACGACGTGCCCGCGGCCGAGGTCGACGCCATGCTGGCGCAACTCGTACGCAACGGCTGGGTCGCCCCCGAAGCGGTGGTGGTCGTCGAGCGGTCGGTCTCCTCACCGCCGGTGAGCTGGCCGTCGGACTGGACGGCCTGGTCTGTGCGCCGCTACGGCGACACCCGGGTCGAGGCCGCTGAGGTGCCGTGA